AGCCTTTGAATACGAGGGTCGCACTGGCTTTTTTGAGGCAGAGGTGTGCTCAACCGCACTCCAACGTGATCAATCACTTCAACCCTATCCTCTAGATATCTGACAGACACGTCATTCCTCAGAGAGCAGCCTCATGCGAGGTACACCATTTTTATATCATTATATTCTTTCATATTTAATGTGCATCGATAGCCTGGACAACGCGTCATCATAACCAATGAACATGACATAGTTGTCGGCAGCGGCGTCCCAGGAGTCATTCAGTGCGTTAACCAAACAGATGCTCCCATCCACATAGGCGTTGTAAATATTGGTTTAGTATGCACTCTAGTAGAGCGCTGACTGGAGCTATGCAGGGATTGTTTTCGGACGGGGGGAGTCGTCATGTTCAGCCTATATACCTTTGGAGGGATATACAGTGGGTTATATCACAGTATTCCTTTCCCGAACATATTACTGACCTTGACAAGAGTCCGCACAACCGTTTCTGTCGAGTTTACCCCTATACTCAGTATATATGCAACCAGAGACTACGGAGGTAAGACTTGATTTTGAGCGTCCTTGATTCTCAGTAGCTGACACCAAGCTTTCGCAGAAAGGGAGATGATCAAGCTTCCCATCGAATTGCCAGTTATTTACAAGCAAAACATATTGGACTTGGACTCCAGGGAAATTGAGTACACTGTATCTTTCAACCATGCCACTGGTCTGGTAGAAATATCGAGAGAGAATTAGATTAGATAGGTGATAGCGCTTGGCAATTTTGATGACCTAACACCACAAACCAATCAAGAGATCGCAATCGATGTCATTAACCCTTCAAAGTCGAGCGCGCTGATAATGATAGCATGTCCATTTCACTGAATAGCGCCGAATTCCGAGATTTTACACACGACGGGCCAGTAGATGAATACTGCAAGTAGACATATGAGTCCACAACGGCAAGTAAAATCCATTTGGCGGCGCTTATTTTTGAGTTGCGCGACTACAAGGGTCAGGTATGCCCGTTATTTCGCACGACGGGCAGGTAGATCAATGCTGCAAGTAAACATACGAGGCCACAACGGCAAGTAAGTCCTTCTTTGGTGACATATTAGAAGAAAGTCTCTTCAAACTTGGATAGTGGCCACTCTCAATAGAATCAAATCGCTGTCGGCGTCCGACCAAGGCCTGCCGCACCAATCATGGTCAGCATTGGCTTAACCGACAAGAGCATGCTTACGACGCTCTAGTCAGACGTACGTAAAACAACGAGCAGAATTTGAATAAACCTGTTCACATGGCATACTATCGCATCTGTCCTTCTCACGCACGGCTGCATTGCACCGGCCACCTGCGCATGCCGTAGCCAGGTGGTGGTAACGACGGTGTCGTCTTGGAGCCCTGAGCCTTTGAAAATATGCACATAGGCATCTAGTGGCGGCGGGATACCAAAATTGAGCTAATACGCAGCGCTCTCCGGAGTTGATTCCCCTTCTTATGGTTATTTTAGTGTCCACACCCTACTCCGGATGTAGGATTTTAGACTGGCGGCCATGCTGAAGTTTGATCTGTGATGAAAATAGACATTCTTCTGGCACTGAACTTGCTCCATGACATTACCTCAAATGCGACGATTCATCCATCTCACAACGACTGTCGTATGTCGTATGTCACGACGGTCCAATAATATCACTTGTAAGTCATAGATACACTTGAAGGACTGAATAGAATCGAGGTATGTTGGAGACAGATATGCGAATGAGAGTGTCGACATGGCGAACTTCCTACCATCCAATCCCAGAACATACCAATACACGCCTTTTGTACGCATTCATCTCTTCCCTTCATCCCATCACGCGACTTGGACATGGATGAAGGTAAACGTGAGCTAGACCCATTGACAAGGACAATAGTGCGATGCTTGTGACAGGAGATACGCCGCCGGATCCAATCCCAACCATGTTCCCACGAAGCATGATGATTTCCCAGAGCGAATGAATCGATGTAAGATCAGACTTGAAGCACTCTGAAAACGTTGCACAGGGCTCGTTCACTGATCCCTCGAGGACAGCCTTATGATTTGAGTAGCGGTCGTGAACTGACCGCAACTTTATTGGCATCTCGCATTTAAAGCATCGTTGCGCAAATTATACCTCGGGTGGATTGACATGACAGGCCCGCAGTCGCTCATGAAATCACCATCAAACGTTGACCAACTACGAAGGGATCGAAGTAAGCGTGCGTTCAACGGCAACCTTTGCCACACGCCTTGTTACTCACTCAACTGGATAATAATATCAGACAACTTTTCATATTCTTACACAGAACCGTGGGACCGTTCTCATAGCCTGGATATTCATATCTCCAAATCGATCATCCACGTTATCAGTGATTAGGCGAGGAGGAGTGCAGTGGGTACAGAAGACCCGGTTATGGTCTGTCGCGAGGATAATTTTACATTGATGGATAAGTTTGGATACGTCTTcccttctttgtcaagacTCTCTAATGAAAAGCGCCATCAAAATGTTGCTTTTTGCTTACCAGCGGGGTTTTTGTGGACGGGAATGAATGGATGTCAACTGGATCTCGATTCTCACATCGCACCTTGACGACACCAACAAAATTTGGGTCAAATAGCGCGTGTGGTTCGATCGTCGTTCACCCACCTCCTTGGAATTTCTCTCCAGTCACCCCAGCGACCTTGGCAGACTTGTCTTGTCCACAAAAACAAAGATACTAACGAAACCTAGCTTACAATAATCATGTTATTCACGGCCAGCTTCTTGTCTctcgctgctgccgctgtcGCACAGACGGTGGTGAACGTAACTGTTGGCTTCACTGCGTCGGACCCTGGAGGGATTTTCCAGTTCAAGCCCAACAACTTCAACGCCACCAACGGCACCGTCATCAACTTCCAGTTTACTGGCGCGTGAGTGGTTGTGCTGTCTTCAATATTCATTCCTCATCGTGGATATAGTCCTGGAAACCACTCTGTGACCCAGGCGGCCTTTAATGATCCATGCAACCCTCTCAAGGGCGGCTTTGACTCTGGTTGGGTTTTCGTCCCCAGCGCACCCTCCCCCGTGCCCCAGTGGAACCTGACTATCACCGATGCCTCGAAGCGTGAGTATATCTCTGGCACATTGCGTGCGTGTGTTGATTGTCCGACCCGATAGCCATCTGGTTCTTCTGCAAGCAGCTGCTTCCTAGCCCCCACTGTGGTGCCGGTGAGTTGTCCACTCGTTTAAACTTGTCAAATTACTTATGTGTACAGGTATGGTTGGAGCGATTAACGCACCAACTACTGGGAACACCTTTGCTGCGTTCCAGAAAGCTGCACAGAGTGCTGGCCAAAATGCTGCTTCTGTTGGTGTACGTATATTTTAATTGCCTATCCATTATATGTAGCTCATTGTGTATTGTGTATACAGCAAGGCATAAATGGCCTCGTTGGAGTCGGTGCATCTGCCTCTGCCGATGTTGGCCCCGTGGCGAGTGGTGTGACCGTCATCGCTCTCTCGACCACAATTGCCGGATCTGCCCCCGCCGGCACTCAGACTGCGCCTGCCCCATCTGGGAGTGCCGGTGGAAAGAGTGGAGCAACTAACGTTGCAGCAAACTCGCTCCTTGCTCTCGGTGCTGCTGCTCTCGGCTTTGTCCTCGTTTAGATTGTAGGAGTGGATTaaattggacttggacttttTCATTCGAATGCAGTCGTTACCCAGTCGTTACTACTAGGGCCTAATACCTTGCGCACTTCTTCTACAAAAGTCTATAGCCATTAATTCATTTATATTTTTGGGTGATCGTTACTACTAACGTGATTTGCCAAACAATTTTATCAAACTGTTAGATGCCTGTATACAAAGTCTCATCCCGTAAAATTAGTTTTCTGGGCTTCCAGATGCCAAACAATGAAGATAATGATTCCTAATGAGTTTAAACACCGTCTCAAACGCGAAGCGTCCCTCTAGCGTTTACTggcgttgaacgttgaacacTTATAAGTAATCATTGCCCGACATTAAATTATAAGTCATTGGTATTAAGCCTTTgcattggaatgcgaagCTCTCACGAATGCCTCTTCCTATGGACTCAGGAGTCCTTATTATTATCTGTGTTGCGAAGTGACTCGGAGATCGGGAGCGTCTGTGTACCTGACATTCTTTCCAAAGGTGCGGTATCAAAAAATTGATGCTCAGAATGGGTTGATTCTTGTTTTTTGTACCAACACTATATAAAATATATTCCCTAATATTCCGTAAAATTATCTGCGATTGACATGGCTTATAATTTGTTAAATTATGGGAATAAAGTAGATTCCAAATGTTAAAAAGTGTCAAGAAGAGTCCAGTGGGCCTATATTATCGTGACACGTTTCAAAGTCCGCATGTTATATAATCATTTTCTTCGGTTTGGGGGCTACAAGAACAGGACCATTATGAACAGTATCACTATGCGTAAAAATCTTGGAACCTTTAGATACTTTACTTTTACCCATTATTTCTAGTATTCAATACTAGAAAGTAGATAAGCGCTGCATTCGGGAAAATATGACGATACAAAACCGACCGGGGGCTTCGTTCGGCCTCGTTGCCTCGAGTCGGATCATTCTGGGTACGCGCCGTCAAAATTGAATTTTAAGATTTAAAACGCGGAGATGAATCGGAGTTTAATCTCATCATTCACGTGAGCGGAATGTTTCGCGTCTTGCTCGTCGTTGGCATCGTTCTCCTCGCTTTTGCACGCTGTTCTGCAACATGGTTGCACGTTCTATTCTCCTTCGGCACCTTAGAACCAATAATTTACCCACTACTGCAACCTTAAGGTACCTAAGCACCTCCAAACCCAGTCTAAAAGCGCTTCCGACAACTCCGATACCTGAAAATGAAGTCGCCAACAAGAGCTGGTTGACACGAAAAGTTGAAACGTCGCCAGCGGCGAGGAACATGTTCATGACAATATCAAAGATATTGGGTTATGGAAGTCCGACACAGGTAGCTGGGAGGCGGGCAATGTTCATGTATAGGGATGTATGCGCGGTCAGACCGGACGAGGATAGGGAATTCTGGCAAAACGGCGAGTATTGCGGTTTTGGTCTCTTTTCTACCGCTGAAACGCGTGGTATATAGAGTGCTACCTGCCCCCGACGTTCCAGTCATGGTTCACCATCACAAACCTTCACATTTGGATGCTTACCGTTCGCTTCCGTGCACTACCACCCGAGTTTGGAAAAGCCTACCAGCAAGCGCTCGTAGATCACTTCTTCCTCGATACTGAAGATCGCATCCGAACCGTGCTTCAGCCACCACCCGAGCCAACCAAGCCATACACATTCGCCACATCATTCTACACCAACCCAAATGCGCCCGATCCGAACGCCGTAGGCAAAGATGGCAAGAAAAAGCCGCGAACTCGCGCCCCAGATCGCATATTGAAAACTCAGATGAAGATTTTCAAGGAACAGTGGACGGGAATGGGTCTGTCGCTTGATCTTGGGCTTGTGCGGTCTGACATGGAGCTCGCGGGGGCGGTGTGGCGGAATATCCTTGGTGGGCGCGGTGCCCAGGGGATCGCTTACGAGCAACCTTCCACTTCCAAGCCCACGTTTAGGCGTGCGGTGAACCTTGTAGGTGgggaggtcgtgaacgttgcgaaaattgacttggagaaagaggagacaAAAGACGATGGATCGGGCGTACATGATTTCACACCGGCCGAGATGGATAAGTACCTTACCTACCCGCAGGTCATGCTCGATGTTGTGGGCTATATCCGGCGGGAACTTTCCAGGCTTGACGCAGTAACCGATGAAGATATTATCAAGGGAGACTGGACAAAGCTGACATTTGGAAGGGTGAAAGAGGTGAAGGAGTGATTCGGATTTTGAAAAGTATTCGCCTGTTTTactgtatgttttttttatcaACCGTGCATTCCCTAATACTGTTTTTCTGTCGTTATGGTTATTGCAACTCTTCCAGCTCTACGCACGCTGCATACACCCTCATGCTCATAAATTACTGTGCTGCTAACTCTGATTAGACATTCATCTGCATGCATGACAATGCTGTTGGTTTGTTTCACCCTCTTTCAATGCTCCTTCGGATTTGCTGATTGCCATAGTTCACACACAATTTGGACTCCCTGGTGCGTACCCTCAGCTCTTCATTTTGTTCGACACTGGATAACCACTTTTACCGCGGACGAAAACATTTTGATCACAGTCGCTCTAAATTCCCGGTTTACCTGTCACGATCGTCTTGAAGGGACTTACAGTGCCCTTTCGATAGGCGCCTGTCCTTTCGCCCATGTGCCTAGCAAATTTGCTCTCAGCTATGTGTTTATGGCTGTGATCCATCGGGATGTGTGCATAACGCATATGAGGCGGGGTTTCATACTATGACTCGCTCCCGGTTCCAGCCGGCCCCTTAGCTGGTGTGGTGCTGGGTGACTTTCTCCTTCCCTGCGCCATGATCTAGTCCTGCCTTTGCATCAACATTCTAGTGTAATAGAATATTACGGCGAGTATCACCTTACCTTGGAACAAAGAAGGGTTAAAGATATCTTCGACTGCAAATCACGAATGATCGACGGATGGCCATTCTTAGGCCGGCCATTTAGACGTGATTAGGACTTTGACTTCTGTGACCCCAAGGCTACTTGTGTTTTCTCTGGGTCTGTACTGCACTAAACTATCGAGCTGAACAACATATTTTTGTGAGGGAGAACTGCGTTGGAATCCACGCTCCCTCGCATCACTGAGTAACCTGACTGTTTACATTACTTGCTGGGCAAAATTCTCATCATAGTATAAATTATACCCTCTCTACACATCAACATCTTGGATCTGACTTCCAATACGCTCAACATCGTCTTTCAGATGATGATCAATGTCTGCCGCCATGGAGCTGTTCAACTGGTTCAAGTTTGTGGCGACTAAACCTGCAATATCCATATCGTGGGTTTTCCGACTAGAATTGAAATGCAAGTTGGAGATGCCCATCATTTGGCCCTCGGATAGCATGGGTTTTTCAGTGTTTGTCCACGCTAGTCGCGCAACAAGTACAGTAGGTGCCAACCCCTGCTAAATATGTTCTGTCAATTAGGTGTCAACTTTTCCTCTTGAGATTACCGCAGTGACGTTCAATACTTGCTCCAGGTAAAAACCAGCCTCGATAAGGGGAGATGCCAATATGGTTTGTGATGGTAGAATGTCGAGAATAGCATAAAAAAGCAGGACAATTGAATATGGTGCAGCAGACTCGATTATCATTATAGAAACACGGTTGAATAACCTTTTACGAGGCGATTGGCTTAGTTGAAACGAAATGTGGATTTTGTAGGCAATAAGTGATGTCGAGATGAGTGTAGACcccagagaaagaaaaatcacAGTACTTGTAATGTTATTTGCTAATGCAGCCTGAGAAGCGGATGCTATTGGGCCAAATAGACCGTTGATTGTCACCGATGCTATTCCAAACCCTATAATGCATGTCAATTAATGCTGACGAATAAGTATCTGAATAGGTGGCATTCACCAAATTCCCCGGCCCAAAGAATAAATGGAATTATGATCATCCTCCGCGACCTCCCCCAAACGTGatagcacctccagatcTGAAGTGGGGTTAGCACGAAGTTTCACCTTTAGAAAAAAAGATATTTACCAGTAATCCGTCAGATATAACCAGCAAAGAGTTGGTGAACAAATCTTCCACCACGACAATCCATGTCGGAACGTTTTCCAAGGTGTTCACGAAAATGGATTCCCTTGTCTGTCCGTGTAGAACAAATGCCCAGTCCGTGAAGTACCAAGTCACCATAAAATTGGAAAGCGAGAGAAGATATAGCGCTGAAACAGCTAAAAGAACAACACAATTGGTCTCCTACGCACTGTGAACAGAGTAAATATTATACAGCATCACCAATGACAAAGTGCGGACAATAAAGATGCAAAGTGACTCCATAAGTCAATGAATAAACCCCTGGAACAATATGTTAGATATTTCCAGCAATTTAACAGTATTTATTTACCCATTAGGAAGTTGAGAAGTAATGAACTGTTGAGGTTTCCGCGGATGACATGCTCTTCGATGCTTGTTGGAAATGCGGCGCTAGAATCTGACATTCTTAGACGCTATGGTGAGTCACAATTAGTGGTCCCTTATATACACCAGAGAATAGGCGAGGATAATACACTGTACATACAGAGATGAAAATATACATCATTTAACGTTTTGATGAACTCTCATAGCAGAAGCTTTCGACCCTTGTCAAACTATCATACTCAACACGACAGGTGATTGAGCAATATTAGAGAGCCTGATCGTAGAAAATCACACGAGTTTGCACGGTGGGATTCCGATATGTGGCTCATATACAGCACAAACTCCAGTCAAACATCATAATCGGGAGAATTGTGTCAGTGACCTGTCATTGAAGCACCTTAGTTCTCCTTAGTTTCTGGCATCTATCAAATCGAAACACGTTTTTCGGGTACCTTTCTTTAAGATACCGTTGGAGTTGAAACCTTATGAGGCGTTCAACTTATATGAAAAGTTGTAATCTATAGCCAGTCACAGAGTCGTACGAAGAAATGATACGAATGTCTACTATTCTATGCTAATTTACTCATGTATTTCAGGAGATAAGTTGAGTCATGATGCTTGTACCTAGCTTGCATTTATTTATTATGAAATGAGAGTTCCCTTCCACCACAATTTCTGTCGTTAGGGTTGGCAAAGTTCTGCCAGGGTTTGGCCAAGATAGTGTTCATTGCCCGTTACCAATGCAAAACTAGTCATCATGATTACTAATATGAATTTATAGGTACCGTGTGCCGATATTGACTCCGATCATCCCCGCCAATTTTGCATCCAAGGGATAGTACTTATAAGATTCAACAGCCTTATACATACGGATAGGATACCAATGGCCGACGATAGCATCAAATCCTTTCCACCCCTGGTTCTTGATGTCTTTGGACAGGTACCTGGCTTGAGCAATCTGTACACACAGCTCGCTTTTATATTCTCATTAGACACCCAAATCCAACATGATCAGATCATAGGCAACCTGAGCAGAGGCCTCCAGTATCTGTCAATCGCTTTCCCATGGCTCGCAGGAGAGGTTGTGAAGGACTCCAGTACAGGTGTTTATTCCATTGTTCCACGATATCCAAATCCAGAACTTGTAGTTGCTGACCTACAAGGAAACCCCAATATGGATATTGATGCCCTTCGAACAGCCAGATTCCCATTTTCTCTCCTTCACGAATCCGCCATATGCCCTCGAACGACGCTCCATTTATCGACATCCTCCCCTGAGTCTTCCCCAGTGCTAGTACTACAGGCCACTTTTGTCAAGGGTGGGATGCTGTTGACCTTTGTGGCGCAACATAATGTCATGGATATGACTTCCCAGGCTCATTTCATCAGGATATTTGACAAAGTATGCAGAGGCAAAGACATCGACGATGGAGATATCAAAGGTGGAAGCGTAGACCGAACATGTGCAATTCCTCTATTGGATGAACAGGTACCAGGGCCTATTCCATTCAACCCCTCTCCCGAGGCGTTTACGCCAACGTGTACTTGGGAAtacttttctttctctggtGAATCACTTTCCTCCCTGAAAAAGCTTGCACAATCAACTTTACCTGCGACTCGCGGATTTGTGTCGACAGACGATGTGCTTACTGCTTTCGTCTGGCAGCGCATTACTCATGCTCGACTTTCTCGCCTCTCCCGCACCACATCCGTCAGTACTATCGGCAGGGCAATAGATCCCCGTCGCTTCATTGGCTTATCCGAGACTTACCCAGGCGTTGTCCAGAATATGTCCTACCATTCATTTTCCGCAAGCGAGCTTGTGGATTTACCATTAGGAGTCGTGGCCTCAGACCTCCGCGGAGGGCTAACGAAGACTGTCAGCCCATTTTCTTCCGAACTCGACATATCACACTCGACGAAAGCATTTGCGACTCGGATAGCATTTGCGCAAGACAAGAGCACAGTTCCGTCCGTGACGTCTTCCCTCGACCTGGCCGGATACGATCTAATGCTAAGTTCATGGGCTAATCAGGGATCATTACATGATCTCACCTTTGGACTCCCGCAGGGCACTCGGTTGGAGGCTATTCGAAGACCC
This portion of the Psilocybe cubensis strain MGC-MH-2018 chromosome 12, whole genome shotgun sequence genome encodes:
- a CDS encoding putative GPI-anchored cupredoxin (putative GPI-anchored cupredoxin ARB_05732-1), with the translated sequence MLFTASFLSLAAAAVAQTVVNVTVGFTASDPGGIFQFKPNNFNATNGTVINFQFTGAPGNHSVTQAAFNDPCNPLKGGFDSGWVFVPSAPSPVPQWNLTITDASKPIWFFCKQLLPSPHCGAGMVGAINAPTTGNTFAAFQKAAQSAGQNAASVGQGINGLVGVGASASADVGPVASGVTVIALSTTIAGSAPAGTQTAPAPSGSAGGKSGATNVAANSLLALGAAALGFVLV
- a CDS encoding Trichothecene 3-O-acetyltransferase (Trichothecene 3-O-acetyltransferase TRI101), which gives rise to MADDSIKSFPPLVLDVFGQVPGLSNLYTQLAFIFSLDTQIQHDQIIGNLSRGLQYLSIAFPWLAGEVVKDSSTGVYSIVPRYPNPELVVADLQGNPNMDIDALRTARFPFSLLHESAICPRTTLHLSTSSPESSPVLVLQATFVKGGMLLTFVAQHNVMDMTSQAHFIRIFDKVCRGKDIDDGDIKGGSVDRTCAIPLLDEQVPGPIPFNPSPEAFTPTCTWEYFSFSGESLSSLKKLAQSTLPATRGFVSTDDVLTAFVWQRITHARLSRLSRTTSVSTIGRAIDPRRFIGLSETYPGVVQNMSYHSFSASELVDLPLGVVASDLRGGLTKTVSPFSSELDISHSTKAFATRIAFAQDKSTVPSVTSSLDLAGYDLMLSSWANQGSLHDLTFGLPQGTRLEAIRRPSFTPVESLLYFMPRETDGEVLVGACLRVEDMERLRGDSVFTKFGEWIG